The following proteins are encoded in a genomic region of Primulina tabacum isolate GXHZ01 unplaced genomic scaffold, ASM2559414v2 Contig499, whole genome shotgun sequence:
- the LOC142534419 gene encoding NEP1-interacting protein 1-like gives MFSNLIEFGANNLTVQIDVIVSLLSGRLVRERIGPAMLSAVQSQMGAVETTFEDVPDIFDTGGANGLLVDTVEKFPKIRVARDDIVDTSGEGVSCSVCLQDFQLGETVRSLPHCHHLFHLPCIDSWPVRHGSCPLCRRVF, from the exons ATGTTTAGTAATCTGATTGAGTTTGGAGCTAATAATCTGACTGTACAGATTGATGTGATAGTGAGCCTTCTAAGTGGCAGACTTGTCCGCGAGCGTATTGGTCCAGCTATGCTAAGTGCCGTGCAAAGTCAG ATGGGAGCTGTAGAAACAACATTTGAAGACGTTCCCGACATTTTTGACACTGGCGGGGCAAATGGTTTGTTAGTAGACACAGTTGAAAAGTTCCCAAAGATAAGGGTTGCAAGAGACGACATTGTTGATACTTCCGGAGAGGGAGTCTCTTGTTCTGTTTGCCTTCAG GACTTTCAGCTAGGGGAGACCGTGCGAAGTTTACCTCATTGTCACCACTTGTTTCATCTACCTTGCATCGACTCTTGGCCGGTGAGACACGGTTCTTGCCCGTTGTGTAGAAGAGTATTTTGA
- the LOC142534412 gene encoding F-box protein At4g35930-like, whose protein sequence is MGWVKPPNPLNRDNPPALEAYDQTKIKKLNLQPLKPNGSNMFKGGGKGVWIGSPHSPKAPKHGPRPPSRLKCTEMRQIAAVLFQESPFSSKCLVPSFLPKPVCKSLASNRALFYEDELCQAVAQNNLR, encoded by the exons ATGGGGTGGGTGAAACCACCAAACCCCTTGAATCGTGATAACCCACCTGCATTAGAAGCGTACGATCAAACCAAAATCAAGAAATTGAATCTACAACCACTCAAaccaaatggttccaatatgtt CAAGGGAGGTGGAAAAGGAGTGTGGATTGGCAGTCCTCACTCACCCAAGGCACCTAAGCATGGCCCTCGTCCCCCTTCTCGTCTAAAATGCACTGAGATGCGCCAAATTGCAGCTGTTCTCTTCCAAGAATCCCCATTTTCTTCAAAATGTTTGGTGCCATCCTTTTTGCCGAAACCTGTCTGCAAATCCTTGGCTTCTAATAGAGCCCTATTCTACGAGGATGAACTGTGCCAAGCGGTTGCGCAAAACAATCTTCGTTGA
- the LOC142534413 gene encoding la-related protein 1C-like, whose translation MATASDSSASVQSVNSVIDRHSRLASPCSCSSISDQKHVLPSEIFLNQLIAPPASFLAEDGQAEGSENVGVTKKCVWNNPANGVAPQVGALMGTASWPDFSKSARASTKASSSSTDSLEELSHEPIILSQGTSVDSWSSQEVATNSASNHESPIRQCSPELGGDRTSHRNITANGSFSQAPNSHSSVVEASPFKPVKSSISSGVSPRDNTRWDVGQRGGSHSGHEPHHPRGPFRRNNSGPQLQGNGSSNHGHGSKRYQERWIDDWSYNHQSFGSRVNLAPQQSVASRPFIRGPVSSAPFIPPPPPCGCFIFYVFALGPHPGSPGHMPMFPYAPMSSPIPDPHLPSKIVKQIDYYFCDDNLVKDTYLRQKMDVDGWVPINLIANFKKIRELTDNVQLILDALRASNVVEIQGGKVRRKGNWRKWIIPTIMFPTGSSPHSLHISSLHIHDEKTNT comes from the exons ATGGCTACTGCTTCTGACTCCTCCGCCTCTGTTCAATCTGTAAATTCTGTTATTGATCGCCATTCACGGCTCGCGTCGCCTTGTTCATGTTCGAGTATCTCTGATCAGAAGCACGTTTTGCCTTCTGAAATTTTCCTAAACCAATTAATCGCACCACCTGCTAGTTTCTTGGCCGAGGATGGTCAGGCTGAGGGAAGTGAGAATGTTGGTGTAACCAAGAAGTGTGTTTGGAACAATCCTGCTAATGGTGTTGCTCCGCAGGTTGGTGCTTTGATGGGGACAGCATCTTGGCCTGATTTCTCCAAATCAGCTCGTGCTTCCACGAAGGCTTCTTCGAGTTCGACTGATTCTCTTGAAGAACTCTCTCACGAACCAATCATTCTGTCACAG GGGACGTCAGTTGACTCTTGGTCTTCACAGGAAGTAGCAACAAATTCAGCTTCGAACCATGAATCTCCTATCCGCCAGTGTTCTCCGGAGCTAGGTGGTGACAGGACAAGTCACAGAAACATAACAGCCAACGGCAGCTTTTCTCAAGCACCAAATTCACACAGTTCTGTGGTTGAAGCGTCTCCTTTTAAGCCAGTGAAGTCCAGCATCTCTTCGGGGGTATCTCCTAGGGACAACACACGTTGGGATGTTGGACAGAGAGGAGGATCTCACAGTGGGCATGAGCCACACCATCCGCGTGGTCCTTTTAGAAGGAACAACAGTGGACCGCAACTTCAAGGGAATGGTTCTTCTAATCATGGCCATGGTAGCAAACGATACCAGGAACGTTGGATTGATGATTGGAGCTATAACCATCAATCTTTTGGCAGCAGAGTAAACCTTGCACCCCAGCAGAGTGTCGCCTCTCGGCCCTTCATACGTGGTCCAGTTTCAAGTGCTCCTTTTATTCCTCCACCTCCCCCCTGTGG ATGCTTCATCTTTTACGTATTTGCTCTTGGACCCCACCCAGGTTCACCCGGGCACATGCCTATGTTTCCATATGCACCAATGTCGTCTCCCATACCTGATCCTCACTTGCCTTCCAAAATTGTGAAAcagatagattattatttttg TGATGATAATTTGGTGAAGGACACATATTTGCGCCAGAAAATGGATGTGGATGGATGGGTTCCCATAAACTTAATAGCAAACTTTAAGAAA ATTAGGGAGCTGACAGACAATGTCCAACTTATATTGGATGCTTTGCGAGCTTCGAATGTGGTGGAAATACAG GGAGGAAAGGTGAGGAGGAAGGGTAACTGGAGGAAATGGATAATTCCAACCATCATGTTTCCTACAGGATCAAGTCCTCATTCTCTCCATATTTCTAGTCTGCATATACATGATGAAAAGACAAACACGTAG
- the LOC142534414 gene encoding NEP1-interacting protein-like 1, producing RSCPCYAVGTILGAMTGALIGQETESGFVRGASVGAISGCCFSIEVFESSLLLWQSDESGIQCLLYLIDEVSLLSGRLVRERIGPAMLSAVQSQMGAVEQHLKTFPTFLTLAGANGLLVDTVEKFPKIRVARDDIVDTSGEGVSCWFAFRLEGIQKSLVKLQALVRGVIAEDKHA from the exons AGGAGCTGTCCCTGCTATGCAGTTGGTACCATATTGGGAGCAATGACTGGAGCGCTTATTGGCCAAGAGACAGAAAGTGGATTTGTTAGAGGGGCTTCGGTTGGTGCCATATCCGGGTGCTGTTTCTCCATCGAAGTCTTTGAATCATCACTTCTTTTGTGGCAGTCCGATGAATCTGGGATACAGTGTCTCCTGTATTTG ATTGATGAAGTGAGCCTTCTAAGTGGCAGACTTGTCCGCGAGCGTATTGGTCCAGCTATGCTAAGTGCCGTGCAAAGTCAG ATGGGAGCTGTAGAACAACATTTGAAGACGTTCCCGACATTTTTGACACTGGCGGGGGCAAATGGTTTGTTAGTAGACACAGTTGAAAAGTTCCCAAAGATAAGGGTTGCAAGAGACGACATTGTTGATACTTCCGGAGAGGGAGTCTCTTGTTGGTTTGCCTTCAG GCTAGAAGGCATTCAGAAAAGTCTGGTGAAGTTGCAAGCCCTCGTTCGAGGGGTTATCGCCGAAGACAAGCACGCTTAG
- the LOC142534415 gene encoding la-related protein 1C-like, whose amino-acid sequence MATASDSSASVQSVNSVIDRHSRLASPCSCSSISDQKHVLPSEIFLNQLIAPPASFLAEDGQAEGSENVGVTKKCVWNNPANGVAPQVGALMGTASWPDFSKSARASTKASSSSTDSLEELSHEPIILSQGTSVDSWSSQEVATNSASNHESPIRQCSPELGGDRTSHRNITANGSFSQAPNSHSSVVEASPFKPVKSSISSGVSPRDNTRWDVGQRGGSHSGHEPHHPRGPFRRNNSGPQLQGNGSSNHGHGSKRYQERWIDDWSYNHQSFGSRVNLAPQQSVASRPFIRGPVSSAPFIPPPPPVGARPYGPPVFYNDASSFTYFALGPHPGSPGHMPMFPYAPMSSPIPDPHLPSKIVKQIDYYFWTHFAPENGCGWMVPINLIASFKKIRELTDNVQLILDALRASNVVEIQGGKVRRKGNWRKWIIPTIMFPTGSSPHSLNISSLHIHDEKTNT is encoded by the exons ATGGCTACTGCTTCTGACTCCTCCGCCTCTGTTCAATCTGTAAATTCTGTTATTGATCGCCATTCACGGCTCGCGTCGCCTTGTTCATGTTCGAGTATCTCTGATCAGAAGCACGTTTTGCCTTCTGAAATTTTCCTAAACCAATTAATCGCACCACCTGCTAGTTTCTTGGCCGAGGATGGTCAGGCTGAGGGAAGTGAGAATGTTGGTGTAACCAAGAAGTGTGTTTGGAACAATCCTGCTAATGGTGTTGCTCCGCAGGTTGGTGCTTTGATGGGGACAGCATCTTGGCCTGATTTCTCCAAATCAGCTCGTGCTTCCACGAAGGCTTCTTCGAGTTCGACTGATTCTCTTGAAGAACTCTCTCACGAACCAATCATTCTGTCACAG GGGACGTCAGTTGACTCTTGGTCTTCACAGGAAGTAGCAACAAATTCAGCTTCGAACCATGAATCTCCTATCCGCCAGTGTTCTCCGGAGCTAGGTGGTGACAGGACAAGTCACAGAAACATAACAGCCAACGGCAGCTTTTCTCAAGCACCAAATTCACACAGTTCTGTGGTTGAAGCGTCTCCTTTTAAGCCAGTGAAGTCCAGCATCTCTTCGGGGGTATCTCCTAGGGACAACACACGTTGGGATGTTGGACAGAGAGGAGGATCTCACAGTGGGCATGAGCCACACCATCCGCGTGGTCCTTTTAGAAGGAACAACAGTGGACCGCAACTTCAAGGGAATGGTTCTTCTAATCATGGCCATGGTAGCAAACGATACCAGGAACGTTGGATTGATGATTGGAGCTATAACCATCAATCTTTTGGCAGCAGAGTAAACCTTGCACCCCAGCAGAGTGTCGCCTCTCGGCCCTTCATACGTGGTCCAGTTTCAAGTGCTCCTTTTATTCCTCCACCTCCCCCTGTGGGTGCGCGGCCCTATGGTCCCCCAGTGTTCTACAATG ATGCTTCATCTTTTACGTATTTTGCTCTTGGACCCCACCCAGGTTCACCCGGGCACATGCCTATGTTTCCATATGCACCAATGTCGTCTCCCATACCTGATCCTCACTTGCCTTCCAAAATTGTGAAAcagatagattattatttttg GACACATTTTGCGCCAGAAAATGGATGTGGATGGATGGTTCCCATAAACTTAATAGCAAGCTTTAAGAAA ATTAGGGAGCTGACAGACAATGTCCAACTTATATTGGATGCTTTGCGAGCTTCGAATGTGGTGGAAATACAG GGAGGAAAGGTGAGGAGGAAGGGTAACTGGAGAAAATGGATAATTCCAACCATCATGTTTCCTACCGGATCAAGTCCTCATTCTCTCAATATTTCTAGTCTGCATATACATGATGAAAAGACAAACACGTAG
- the LOC142534416 gene encoding la-related protein 1C-like, with amino-acid sequence MATASDSSASVQSVNSVIDRHSRLASPCSCSSISDQKHVLPSEIFLNQLIAPPASFLAEDGQAEGSENVGVTKKCVWNNPANGVAPQVGALMGTASWPDFSKSARASTKASSSSTDSLEELSHEPIILSQCSPELGGDRTSHRNITANGSFSQAPNSHSSVVEASPFKPVKSSISSGVSPRDNTRWDVGQRGGSHSGHEPHHPRGPFRRNNSGPQLQGNGSSNHGHGSKRYQERWIDDWSYNHQSFGSRVNLAPQQSVASRPFIRGPVSSAPFIPPPPPVDASSFTYFALGPHPGSPGHMPMFPYAPMSSPIPDPHLPSKIVKQIDYYLDTYLRQKMDVDGWVPINLIASFKKIRELTDNVQLILDALRASNVVEIQGEKIRELTECPTYTGCFASFECGGNTGRKSEKEGEKREKR; translated from the exons ATGGCTACTGCTTCTGACTCCTCCGCCTCTGTTCAATCTGTAAATTCTGTTATTGATCGCCATTCACGGCTCGCGTCGCCTTGTTCATGTTCGAGTATCTCTGATCAGAAGCACGTTTTGCCTTCTGAAATTTTCCTAAACCAATTAATCGCACCACCTGCTAGTTTCTTGGCCGAGGATGGTCAGGCTGAGGGAAGTGAGAATGTTGGTGTAACCAAGAAGTGTGTTTGGAACAATCCTGCTAATGGTGTTGCTCCGCAGGTTGGTGCTTTGATGGGGACAGCATCTTGGCCTGATTTCTCCAAATCAGCTCGTGCTTCCACGAAGGCTTCTTCGAGTTCGACTGATTCTCTTGAAGAACTCTCTCACGAACCAATCATTCTGTCACAG TGTTCTCCGGAGCTAGGTGGTGACAGGACAAGTCACAGAAACATAACAGCCAACGGCAGCTTTTCTCAAGCACCAAATTCACACAGTTCTGTGGTTGAAGCGTCTCCTTTTAAGCCAGTGAAGTCCAGCATCTCTTCGGGGGTATCTCCTAGGGACAACACACGTTGGGATGTTGGACAGAGAGGAGGATCTCACAGTGGGCATGAGCCACACCATCCGCGTGGTCCTTTTAGAAGGAACAACAGTGGACCGCAACTTCAAGGGAATGGTTCTTCTAATCATGGCCATGGTAGCAAACGATACCAGGAACGTTGGATTGATGATTGGAGCTATAACCATCAATCTTTTGGCAGCAGAGTAAACCTTGCACCCCAGCAGAGTGTCGCCTCTCGGCCCTTCATACGTGGTCCAGTTTCAAGTGCTCCTTTTATTCCTCCACCTCCCCCTGTGG ATGCTTCATCTTTTACGTATTTTGCTCTTGGACCCCACCCAGGTTCACCCGGGCACATGCCTATGTTTCCATATGCACCAATGTCGTCTCCCATACCTGATCCTCACTTGCCTTCCAAAATTGTGAAACAGATAGATTATTATTTG GACACATATTTGCGCCAGAAAATGGATGTGGATGGATGGGTTCCCATAAACTTAATAGCAAGCTTTAAGAAA ATTAGGGAGCTGACAGACAATGTCCAACTTATATTGGATGCTTTGCGAGCTTCGAATGTGGTGGAAATACAG GGAGAAAAG ATTAGGGAGCTGACAGAATGTCCAACTTATACTGGATGCTTTGCGAGCTTCGAATGTGGTGGAAATACAG GGAGAAAAAGTGAGAAGGAAGG GGAGAAAAG GGAGAAAAGGTGA